From a single Prionailurus bengalensis isolate Pbe53 chromosome A1, Fcat_Pben_1.1_paternal_pri, whole genome shotgun sequence genomic region:
- the MLNR gene encoding motilin receptor, producing MGSPWNSSAGADGADGADGALLPCDERLCSPFPLEALVPVTAVCLGLFAVGVSGNVVTVLLIGRYRDMRTTTNLYLGSMAVSDLLILLGLPFDLYRLWRSRPWVFGQLLCRLSLYLGEGCTYATLLHMTALSVERYLAICRPLRARVLVTRRRVRALIAALWAVALLSAGPFFFLVGVEQDPGLDAGPDLNGSAPLTPSPRTSPPPSHPGSSRAPPLSPPSGLEAAAAAALFSRECRPSPAQLGALRVMLWVTTAYFFLPFLCLSVLYGLIGRELWRSRGPLRGPAASGREKGHRQTVRVLLVVVLAFIVCWLPFHVGRIIYINTEDSRMMNFSQYFNIVALQLFYLSASINPILYNLISKKYRAAAWKLLLATQSRQRSFCRSRDTEGDMGGDAAGYTETSANVQTSSTSTARQVTLSHNAETSGKTGL from the exons ATGGGCAGCCCCTGGAACAGCAGCGCCGGCGCGGACGGCGCGGACGGCGCGGACGGCGCGCTGCTGCCGTGCGACGAGCGCCTCTGCTCGCCCTTCCCCCTGGAGGCGCTGGTGCCTGTGACCGCCGTGTGCCTGGGCCTGTTCGCCGTCGGGGTGAGCGGCAACGTGGTGACGGTGCTGCTGATCGGGCGCTACCGGGACATGCGGACCACCACCAACCTGTACCTGGGCAGCATGGCCGTATCCGACCTGCTCATCCTGCTCGGGCTCCCCTTCGACCTGTACCGCCTCTGGCGCTCGCGGCCCTGGGTGTTCGGGCAGCTGCTCTGCCGCCTCTCGCTCTACCTGGGCGAGGGCTGCACCTACGCCACGCTGCTGCACATGACGGCGCTCAGCGTCGAGCGCTACCTCGCCATCTGCCGCCCGCTCCGTGCCCGCGTCCTCGTCACCCGGCGCCGCGTCCGCGCCCTCATCGCCGCGCTCTGGGCGGTGGCGCTGCTCTCCGCCGGGCCCTTCTTCTTCCTGGTGGGCGTCGAGCAGGACCCCGGCCTCGACGCGGGCCCGGACCTAAACGGCAGCGCCCCGCTCACGCCCTCGCCCCGCACCTCGCCGCCACCGTCGCACCCCGGGTCCTCGCGAGCGCCACCGCTGTCCCCCCCGTCGGGGCTCGAGGCCGCGGCGGCCGCGGCTCTGTTCAGCCGCGAGTGCCGGCCCAGCCCGGCTCAGCTAGGCGCGCTTCGCGTCATGCTTTGGGTCACCACCGCCTACTTCTTCCtgccctttctgtgcctcagcgTCCTCTACGGGCTCATCGGCCGGGAGCTGTGGAGGAGCCGGGGGCCGCTACGAGGCCCGGCCGCTTCCGGGCGCGAGAAGGGCCACCGGCAGACGGTCCGCGTCCTGC TGGTGGTGGTTCTGGCATTTATAGTGTGCTGGTTGCCTTTCCACGTTGGCAGGATCATTTACATAAATACGGAAGATTCCCGGATGATGAACTTCTCTCAGTACTTTAACATTGTtgctttgcaacttttctatctGAGTGCATCCATCAACCCGATCCTCTACAACCTCATTTCAAAGAAGTACAGAGCAGCGGCCTGGAAACTGCTGCTGGCTACACAGTCCAGACAGAGAAGTTTCTGCCGAAGCAGGGACACCGAGGGGGACATGGGAGGAGACGCTGCTGGCTACACAGAGACCAGCGCCAATGTACAGACGTCGTCAACCAGTACCGCCAGGCAAGTCACCTTGTCCCACAATGCTGAGACTTCAGGGAAGACAGGTCTGTAG